The following are from one region of the Abiotrophia defectiva ATCC 49176 genome:
- a CDS encoding GerMN domain-containing protein — MKRGILLVGFVLLLSACKQEPMIHISPDVQASIDKKAADRQGTATNESSETSSTVAENTGEFDTSSWHKAPDGTQYEISHYAPNGINQLKEFDTRDGLQIVYTDYVDTNRQLWQVRTLLPNGRANVSVYQLTKEGWQISWQAQDTLDTSNHLEQISHTHRIPYLMAPLQVGTMWQDSQGSRSTITNLYQSATIGSSNYEDVIEVTTFQSDQELHTYYAKNQGLIMSSQKAINSGGENITLTLKSNQHQVSITQPINIAKPSNQMNPILTKGTGHLTWQTNQNPGKTFTELFRKEGWINSSVEVKDIKIESQTALVDFTPGIVAAMNQHTARETAVLPAIVQTIADYYGVKQVKLTVGGLILTPDTLPMPDNGIWEVNPNWLGTNP; from the coding sequence ATGAAAAGAGGGATTCTTCTTGTTGGATTTGTATTGCTATTAAGTGCTTGCAAGCAAGAACCTATGATTCACATTAGTCCAGATGTTCAGGCATCAATAGACAAGAAAGCTGCTGACCGCCAAGGGACAGCAACAAACGAATCGTCTGAAACTAGCTCTACTGTTGCAGAGAACACAGGAGAATTCGACACGTCATCATGGCACAAAGCACCGGATGGAACACAATATGAGATAAGTCATTATGCGCCTAATGGTATCAATCAACTTAAAGAGTTTGATACGCGTGATGGTTTACAAATAGTGTACACAGATTATGTAGACACTAACCGTCAACTATGGCAAGTGCGGACCCTCTTACCTAATGGTCGGGCCAACGTGTCAGTTTATCAGCTAACCAAGGAAGGCTGGCAGATATCTTGGCAAGCCCAGGATACTTTGGATACTAGCAACCATCTAGAACAAATTAGTCACACCCACCGTATCCCTTATTTGATGGCTCCCCTTCAAGTGGGAACGATGTGGCAAGATAGCCAAGGAAGTCGTTCCACTATTACTAATCTCTACCAATCAGCCACAATAGGTTCTAGCAATTATGAAGATGTTATTGAGGTAACAACCTTTCAATCTGACCAAGAGTTACATACCTACTATGCCAAGAATCAAGGTTTGATCATGTCTAGTCAGAAAGCCATCAATAGTGGTGGGGAAAATATTACGCTCACACTTAAGTCTAACCAGCATCAGGTTAGCATCACGCAACCTATCAATATAGCCAAGCCAAGTAATCAGATGAATCCAATTTTGACTAAGGGGACGGGGCACTTAACTTGGCAGACTAATCAGAATCCAGGTAAAACTTTTACAGAATTGTTCCGCAAAGAAGGATGGATTAATTCATCTGTTGAAGTCAAAGATATAAAAATTGAATCGCAAACTGCCCTCGTAGACTTCACTCCTGGTATCGTGGCAGCCATGAATCAGCATACAGCACGAGAAACGGCTGTTTTACCGGCTATTGTCCAAACAATCGCTGATTATTATGGGGTCAAACAGGTGAAGCTGACTGTAGGCGGACTTATTTTAACGCCAGATACCTTGCCAATGCCTGATAATGGTATTTGGGAAGTAAATCCGAACTGGTTAGGGACAAATCCTTAA
- the treC gene encoding alpha,alpha-phosphotrehalase, with translation MRLSKKVVYQLYPKSFKDTTGNGMGDLRGIIEKLDYLAGLGVDLIWLNPFYPSPQYDNGYDISDYCAIDPAFGTMADFEELVAEVGKRGIGLMLDMVLNHVSTEHEWFKKALAGDPKYQAYFYLRPAKADGSLPTNWESKFGGPAWERFGKTDLYYLHLYDVTQADLDWHNPQVRQELHQVVNFWRQKGVKGFRFDVLNVIGKSEELVDSQAPGSSQEKSLYTDTPIVHTWIRELNQATFGQDQEIVTVGEMSSTTIENGISYTNPKDQELSMIFSFHHLKVDYENGEKWSNPAFDFLELKRILDEWQTGMSDGQGWNALFFNNHDQPRSNNRFGDVVNYPYQTQTLLATVTHLLRGTPYIYQGEEIGMTNPGYQELAQYNDVETHNNYQIMRDKGYSHEKAMTIIQAKSRDNSRTPMQWDGTTHAGFTKATPWLEVAANYPTINVEQELAEGKIYTYYQELIRLRKDYDVISDGTYGGLFLDHPSIMAFVREYEGQQLLVLGHFYDGNVEIELPQAFRGRTATKLIGNGPVQYADRLTLGAYEAVAFLFETE, from the coding sequence ATGCGCTTATCAAAAAAGGTTGTCTATCAACTCTATCCTAAATCCTTCAAAGATACGACAGGGAATGGGATGGGAGACTTACGCGGTATCATCGAAAAACTAGACTACTTAGCGGGTTTAGGTGTTGATTTAATATGGTTGAACCCTTTTTACCCTTCCCCACAATATGATAATGGCTACGACATTTCGGATTATTGTGCCATTGACCCGGCCTTTGGGACTATGGCAGATTTCGAAGAGTTAGTGGCGGAAGTAGGCAAACGGGGTATTGGACTCATGCTCGACATGGTCTTAAACCATGTTTCGACAGAACATGAATGGTTCAAAAAAGCCTTGGCTGGGGATCCTAAGTATCAAGCTTACTTCTATTTAAGACCTGCTAAGGCTGACGGTAGTTTGCCAACCAACTGGGAGTCTAAGTTTGGCGGACCTGCCTGGGAAAGGTTTGGCAAGACTGACTTATATTATTTACATCTTTATGATGTGACGCAGGCAGATTTAGATTGGCACAATCCTCAGGTTCGGCAAGAACTCCACCAAGTGGTGAATTTTTGGCGTCAAAAAGGGGTAAAGGGTTTCCGATTCGATGTTTTGAATGTTATTGGCAAGTCAGAAGAATTGGTTGATAGCCAAGCTCCTGGTTCTAGTCAGGAGAAGTCCCTCTATACAGATACGCCTATTGTGCATACTTGGATTCGGGAATTGAACCAAGCTACTTTTGGGCAGGATCAAGAAATCGTCACAGTTGGGGAGATGTCTTCTACTACAATTGAAAATGGGATTAGCTATACTAACCCTAAAGATCAAGAACTGTCTATGATTTTCTCCTTCCATCATCTCAAGGTTGACTATGAGAATGGGGAAAAATGGTCCAATCCAGCTTTTGATTTCTTAGAGCTTAAACGCATTTTAGATGAGTGGCAAACAGGCATGTCTGACGGACAGGGATGGAATGCCCTCTTCTTCAATAATCATGACCAACCTCGGTCTAACAACCGCTTTGGGGATGTAGTAAATTATCCTTATCAAACGCAAACCTTGCTTGCGACAGTTACCCATTTATTGCGTGGGACGCCTTATATTTATCAGGGTGAAGAAATTGGCATGACTAACCCAGGCTACCAAGAATTGGCTCAATACAATGATGTGGAGACGCACAATAACTATCAAATCATGCGGGATAAGGGTTATTCCCATGAAAAAGCCATGACCATCATTCAGGCTAAATCCCGCGACAACAGTCGCACACCTATGCAATGGGATGGGACAACCCATGCAGGCTTTACCAAGGCCACGCCATGGCTAGAAGTTGCAGCTAACTATCCTACTATTAATGTTGAGCAGGAATTGGCGGAAGGTAAGATTTATACCTATTATCAAGAGCTCATTCGCTTGCGCAAGGACTATGATGTGATTTCGGATGGGACTTACGGTGGTTTATTCTTGGATCATCCTAGCATCATGGCCTTTGTAAGAGAATATGAAGGGCAACAATTACTGGTTCTAGGACATTTTTATGACGGAAATGTAGAAATTGAATTACCTCAGGCCTTTCGTGGTCGAACAGCGACTAAGTTGATTGGCAATGGACCAGTCCAATATGCTGATAGATTGACTTTAGGAGCTTATGAAGCTGTTGCTTTCTTATTTGAAACAGAATAA
- the treP gene encoding PTS system trehalose-specific EIIBC component encodes MSNFKQDATQLLSLIGGKENISAVTHCATRMRFALVDPSQADVKAIEALPSVKGSFTQAGQFQVIIGNAVSEFYKEFQAVSGVGEASKDEVKAAAKKNQSLLQRAMTTMAEIFAPIIPAIIVGGLILGFRNILEGVPFEALGQKFVEGQAQFNPDGTILYNSIVDVSQFWKGVNAFLWLPGEAIFHFLPVGIVWSVTRKMGTTQILGIVLGITLVSGQLTNAYGFAEAVEKGTLKFWDFGYFRLNAIGYQAQVIPAILAGLALSYLEIFWRKVVPEVLSMILVPFLALVPAVILAHTVLGPIGWTIGSWIAAVVKAGLTGTFSWLFGAVFGAFYAPLVITGLHHMTNAIDSELIANFNGTGLWPMIALSNIAQGSAVLAVWWLTRKDEEQNQITVPSAISCYLGVTEPALFGVNLKYIYPFLAGMIGSSLAGLIATTYKVTSNAIGVGGLPGFIVIQPGSMAMFFVCMAVALVVPFVVTLFFNRQFKFLDNKAVDFDIPFFNK; translated from the coding sequence ATGTCAAACTTCAAACAAGATGCGACGCAATTATTGTCCTTAATTGGTGGCAAGGAAAACATCTCAGCAGTGACCCACTGTGCAACACGGATGCGTTTTGCCTTGGTCGACCCTAGTCAGGCAGATGTCAAAGCAATCGAGGCGCTACCATCTGTCAAAGGTAGCTTTACTCAAGCGGGTCAATTTCAGGTCATTATTGGTAATGCGGTCTCTGAATTCTACAAAGAATTCCAAGCGGTTTCTGGAGTAGGTGAGGCTAGTAAAGATGAGGTAAAAGCGGCTGCTAAGAAGAACCAAAGTCTCTTACAACGTGCTATGACCACTATGGCAGAGATTTTTGCTCCAATTATTCCAGCCATTATCGTAGGTGGCTTGATTTTAGGTTTTCGTAACATCCTAGAAGGGGTACCATTTGAGGCTTTAGGACAGAAATTTGTTGAAGGCCAAGCTCAATTTAATCCAGATGGCACCATACTCTATAACTCAATTGTGGATGTTTCTCAGTTCTGGAAAGGGGTTAACGCCTTCTTATGGCTACCAGGTGAAGCTATCTTCCATTTCTTACCGGTAGGGATTGTCTGGTCGGTAACACGTAAGATGGGAACCACCCAAATTCTTGGGATTGTGCTTGGGATTACTCTTGTATCAGGTCAGTTAACGAACGCCTATGGCTTTGCTGAAGCAGTAGAAAAAGGGACACTTAAGTTCTGGGATTTTGGTTATTTCCGCCTCAATGCTATTGGTTATCAAGCTCAAGTAATTCCGGCTATTTTAGCAGGCTTGGCCCTGTCTTATCTTGAAATCTTCTGGCGTAAAGTGGTGCCTGAAGTTCTGTCCATGATTCTAGTACCATTCTTAGCCTTAGTTCCTGCAGTAATCTTGGCTCACACAGTTTTAGGTCCAATTGGATGGACAATTGGTTCATGGATTGCAGCGGTTGTTAAAGCAGGTTTAACCGGTACTTTCTCTTGGCTCTTTGGTGCTGTCTTTGGTGCCTTCTATGCGCCACTGGTTATCACCGGTCTCCATCACATGACCAACGCGATTGACTCTGAACTCATTGCTAATTTCAATGGGACAGGTCTTTGGCCAATGATTGCTCTCTCTAACATTGCACAAGGTTCAGCTGTTTTAGCTGTCTGGTGGTTGACACGTAAGGATGAGGAGCAAAACCAAATTACAGTACCATCTGCTATTTCATGTTACTTAGGGGTTACTGAGCCAGCCCTCTTTGGGGTTAACCTTAAATATATTTACCCATTCCTAGCCGGAATGATTGGCTCTAGCTTGGCGGGTTTGATTGCGACAACTTATAAGGTGACCTCTAACGCCATTGGGGTTGGGGGGCTACCAGGCTTTATCGTCATACAACCAGGTTCAATGGCTATGTTCTTCGTCTGCATGGCAGTCGCTTTAGTGGTGCCATTTGTTGTAACACTTTTCTTCAATCGTCAATTCAAGTTCTTGGATAACAAGGCTGTTGACTTTGATATTCCATTCTTTAACAAGTAA
- the jag gene encoding RNA-binding cell elongation regulator Jag/EloR → MLDNSVTIKAPSVEQAVKIGLSKLNITEDQAVVTVINEGKKGLFGFGKQDAIVEISAKTKISLNDLAEETTEVEEVAATVALESQTVAEPTVPSQEVSPLIEEAALVEETEEVVESEEKTEGSVSLEAVARYLEDVIKAFGAEAKVSVEASSREVHFNIETDKSGLIIGKHGKIIDALQSLAQVMVHRGHHRRVAVLLNVGDYRDRRAGILESIADRTARQVLKTKQAVILDPLPAFERKQIHSHLSQIEHVKTHSEGVEPNRYLVVEYEN, encoded by the coding sequence ATGTTAGATAACAGTGTTACGATTAAAGCACCTAGCGTGGAACAAGCAGTCAAAATCGGCTTATCAAAACTTAATATCACTGAAGATCAAGCGGTGGTAACTGTCATTAATGAAGGTAAGAAGGGTCTCTTTGGCTTTGGTAAACAAGATGCCATTGTTGAAATTAGTGCCAAAACTAAAATCTCGCTCAACGACTTAGCTGAAGAAACCACAGAAGTTGAAGAAGTGGCAGCAACTGTAGCTCTTGAAAGCCAAACAGTTGCTGAGCCAACTGTGCCAAGCCAAGAAGTGAGTCCACTTATTGAAGAAGCTGCTCTTGTGGAAGAAACAGAAGAAGTGGTTGAGTCCGAAGAAAAAACCGAAGGTTCAGTTAGCCTCGAAGCAGTGGCACGTTACCTTGAAGATGTCATTAAGGCTTTTGGCGCTGAAGCAAAGGTTAGTGTAGAAGCAAGTTCCCGCGAAGTACATTTCAATATTGAAACAGACAAATCTGGTTTGATTATCGGGAAGCACGGTAAAATCATTGATGCCTTGCAATCCTTGGCTCAAGTGATGGTTCACCGTGGTCATCATCGTCGCGTAGCAGTTCTGCTTAATGTGGGTGACTACCGCGATCGTCGCGCAGGCATCTTAGAAAGTATTGCGGATCGTACGGCACGCCAAGTCCTTAAGACTAAGCAAGCGGTGATTTTAGATCCTCTACCAGCTTTCGAGCGTAAGCAAATTCACTCTCATCTTAGCCAAATCGAACATGTTAAGACCCACTCTGAAGGGGTTGAACCTAACCGATATTTAGTGGTTGAGTATGAAAACTAA
- a CDS encoding YidC/Oxa1 family membrane protein insertase yields MKNLSRWMKAAMLLALPIFLAGCGATSNVDANSSGVWDGYIIYPLSQFIIWLSNLLGGSYGLGIILFTIIILVALTPLTKMQMDSQFQMAEIQPEIEELKKQFPNRDRASMEALQQAQQDLMKERGVNQFAGCLPLLIQLPVMFALYQVIARTEVLRDGHFLWLALGKADPYFILPILAAVLTWYSSYLTVKANPIQNGASKAMTYVAPAMILLVSFNFPAAVTLYWVVSNAVRVVQTFIFYNPYKIIAQREAKRQEEKARQRRLRKALKKVK; encoded by the coding sequence ATGAAAAATTTATCGCGATGGATGAAAGCAGCTATGCTTTTGGCCTTGCCAATCTTCTTAGCGGGTTGCGGTGCCACATCAAATGTCGACGCCAACAGTAGTGGTGTCTGGGATGGCTACATCATCTACCCCCTCTCTCAATTCATTATTTGGTTATCCAATTTACTGGGAGGCAGTTACGGCTTAGGTATTATTCTCTTTACCATTATTATTTTGGTTGCGCTAACTCCTCTGACCAAGATGCAGATGGATTCGCAATTCCAAATGGCTGAAATCCAACCTGAAATTGAAGAACTGAAAAAACAATTCCCTAACCGAGATCGTGCGTCCATGGAAGCCCTCCAGCAGGCTCAACAGGATTTGATGAAGGAACGCGGTGTTAACCAATTTGCAGGATGTTTACCGCTTCTAATTCAATTGCCAGTCATGTTCGCCCTCTATCAGGTAATTGCTCGAACTGAAGTTTTACGGGATGGCCACTTCCTCTGGCTAGCCTTGGGTAAGGCAGACCCTTACTTCATCTTACCAATTTTAGCCGCAGTATTAACCTGGTATAGCTCATACCTAACAGTTAAGGCTAATCCTATCCAAAATGGCGCCAGCAAAGCCATGACTTATGTGGCACCTGCCATGATTCTCTTGGTATCCTTCAACTTCCCAGCAGCGGTTACCCTCTACTGGGTGGTATCCAATGCGGTACGGGTTGTCCAAACCTTTATCTTCTATAATCCATACAAGATTATTGCCCAAAGAGAAGCAAAACGCCAAGAAGAAAAAGCCCGTCAGCGTCGTTTACGTAAAGCGCTGAAGAAGGTTAAATAG
- the rnpA gene encoding ribonuclease P protein component: MKKAYRIKKEREFQHVYHHAQTYANRQLVLYVYPKPEQAHFRVGLSVGKRIGNAVMRNKVKRYLRQSLQDLEHEIPHEYDYLLIARPDIKDKDQATVRQSLRHVMTVAKLLSSHS, encoded by the coding sequence ATGAAGAAAGCTTATCGAATCAAGAAAGAACGTGAATTTCAACATGTCTATCACCATGCCCAGACTTACGCCAACCGGCAGTTAGTGCTTTATGTCTATCCGAAACCTGAACAAGCACATTTTCGCGTCGGATTATCGGTTGGAAAACGTATCGGGAATGCTGTCATGCGCAATAAGGTCAAACGTTATCTTCGTCAATCCTTGCAGGATTTAGAGCATGAGATCCCCCACGAATATGATTATCTTCTCATCGCTCGACCTGATATTAAAGACAAGGATCAAGCTACGGTGCGTCAATCCTTGCGTCATGTCATGACCGTTGCAAAGTTATTATCATCCCATTCATAG
- a CDS encoding metal-binding protein ZinT — protein MKRTLFLLLSLFALAVSPVSVFAHGNHSHHEVKPHQKGVFEDSQVSDRTLSDYSGDWQSVYPYMESGELDMVMRYKSKAEGATKTFEEYKEYYLAGYKTDVTRIVIDGDSGKITFYKGDQASTATYRYDGYKILTYKSGKKGVRYLFTAEGDNQGAPKHIQFSDHEIGPTKAEHFHIFAGDQDHEKLLEEMENWPTYYPSDLDVYEIIDEMIAHH, from the coding sequence ATGAAACGTACTTTATTTTTATTATTGAGCCTCTTTGCACTAGCAGTGAGCCCCGTCTCTGTTTTTGCCCACGGTAACCATTCCCACCACGAAGTAAAACCGCATCAGAAAGGTGTTTTTGAAGACAGTCAAGTCTCTGACCGGACCTTAAGCGACTATAGTGGTGACTGGCAATCTGTCTATCCTTATATGGAAAGCGGAGAATTAGATATGGTTATGCGCTACAAGTCTAAGGCAGAAGGCGCAACCAAGACTTTCGAAGAATATAAGGAATACTACCTAGCGGGTTACAAGACAGATGTCACTCGAATCGTGATTGACGGCGATAGCGGCAAAATTACCTTCTATAAAGGTGACCAAGCTAGCACGGCAACCTACCGCTACGATGGCTATAAGATTCTGACCTATAAATCCGGTAAGAAAGGTGTCCGCTACCTCTTCACAGCCGAAGGTGACAACCAAGGAGCACCTAAACACATTCAATTCTCTGACCATGAGATTGGGCCTACCAAAGCCGAACACTTCCATATCTTTGCTGGTGACCAAGACCACGAAAAATTATTGGAAGAAATGGAAAATTGGCCAACCTACTACCCAAGCGATCTTGATGTCTATGAAATCATCGATGAAATGATTGCCCACCATTAA
- a CDS encoding ABC transporter ATP-binding protein has product MKQLIKHFWKENLLMLVILLGNALALTATSLMQIFILDALISLNLINFLQAMGYLLMAYLIMLGMTYLKIRYQSKLIQQQTTFLRVKVLKKISQISYEDFKSKESQSYVSWFTNDMDIIEKQSLLPLYALIGGIINAITSGIALLTMHWSLIALTASLVLVLLFIPKLFSGRMERTTRQVAQENEEFIQKIGNYLMAYDTIFSYRKFSYIIKKTEQASDHLAQEKNNYQKEIGWVTVISGLGNILSQFSLYALTGYLAVQQIVTIGSLSATASLAGDIFNTVSNISQYLAIIKSSKPIFDKFEALEPAHYISQNLTPIDELSLENISFAYQENPLFTGLSYRFKMGGKYAIIGNSGSGKSTLLNLLAGKNRHYQGTIRYGENSILDVDYDSLYENMIYINQHDSQIEGTILENLTFGEELSVDYIYKILEALDLKQVINQLPDGLNTKIGDKGSLLSGGQLQRLSIARALLHNKPILLLDESTSGLDQETMLKIENLLIQQKHKTLIMVTHHLHPEILQQLDGVLQLN; this is encoded by the coding sequence ATGAAGCAGCTCATCAAACATTTTTGGAAGGAAAATCTCCTAATGCTAGTCATCTTGTTAGGTAATGCGCTCGCGCTAACGGCGACTAGCTTGATGCAAATTTTTATTTTAGATGCGCTCATTAGCTTAAATCTTATCAATTTTTTGCAGGCGATGGGCTATTTATTGATGGCCTATTTGATAATGCTAGGAATGACTTACTTAAAAATAAGATATCAGAGCAAATTAATTCAGCAGCAAACAACCTTTCTACGGGTTAAAGTACTGAAAAAAATTAGCCAAATTAGCTATGAAGATTTCAAGTCTAAGGAATCTCAATCATATGTTTCTTGGTTCACCAATGACATGGACATAATCGAAAAACAGTCTTTGCTACCCCTGTATGCCTTGATAGGAGGAATTATTAATGCCATTACATCTGGAATTGCTCTCCTAACCATGCATTGGTCATTAATTGCTTTAACGGCGAGTCTAGTTCTTGTGTTACTTTTTATCCCCAAATTATTTTCCGGAAGGATGGAGCGTACCACTCGTCAAGTGGCTCAAGAAAATGAGGAATTCATACAGAAGATTGGCAACTATTTAATGGCCTATGATACAATTTTTTCTTATCGGAAGTTTTCTTATATTATCAAGAAGACAGAACAGGCATCAGATCATCTAGCTCAAGAAAAAAATAATTATCAGAAAGAGATTGGTTGGGTGACTGTTATAAGCGGTCTAGGAAATATATTGAGTCAGTTCTCTCTTTATGCTTTGACTGGTTATTTAGCAGTTCAACAAATCGTTACAATTGGTTCTTTATCAGCAACTGCTTCTTTAGCGGGTGATATTTTTAATACAGTAAGTAACATTAGCCAGTATCTTGCCATTATCAAGAGTAGCAAGCCTATTTTCGATAAATTTGAGGCATTAGAACCAGCTCATTATATTTCTCAAAATCTAACACCTATAGACGAATTAAGCCTAGAAAATATTAGTTTTGCCTATCAAGAGAATCCATTATTTACTGGTTTATCATATCGGTTTAAGATGGGAGGAAAATACGCCATTATTGGAAATAGTGGTTCAGGTAAATCTACTTTGTTGAACCTATTAGCAGGTAAAAATAGGCACTATCAAGGGACTATACGCTATGGAGAAAATAGTATTTTAGATGTAGATTATGATTCACTTTATGAAAATATGATTTATATTAATCAGCACGATAGTCAAATTGAGGGTACTATTTTAGAAAATTTGACTTTTGGAGAAGAATTATCGGTCGACTACATATATAAAATTTTAGAGGCTCTTGATCTAAAACAAGTAATCAATCAGCTTCCAGATGGATTAAATACAAAGATAGGTGACAAAGGCAGTCTATTATCTGGAGGACAACTCCAACGACTTTCTATTGCCCGTGCACTTTTACATAATAAACCTATTCTTTTATTGGATGAAAGTACATCCGGATTAGACCAAGAAACTATGCTAAAAATAGAAAATTTACTTATCCAGCAAAAACATAAAACGCTTATCATGGTTACACATCACTTACATCCAGAAATCCTTCAACAGCTTGATGGAGTTCTTCAACTAAACTAG